The following are encoded in a window of Salinibacter ruber DSM 13855 genomic DNA:
- a CDS encoding 4-hydroxy-3-methylbut-2-enyl diphosphate reductase → MRQFDVPTFYKSPIISTVTDARQATDPRKKDLSPSVIDFGPVRFKIARHFGFCFGVEQAIEIAYEALEENPDKRIFLLSEMIHNPHVNEDLRDRGIQFLRTTQGEQLIPFDELTPDDVVIIPAFGTTLEVEQKLEEIGVDTEAYDTTCPFVEKVWRKSSQIGDDDHSIVVHGKRYHEETRATFSHAKEEGPVVVVRDMEEAEELAKVIRGEKDADFFYDYFEDKYSEDFDPERDLQKLGVVNQTTMLAEETAAIADLMRDAMRERYGEAHVEERFADTSDTLCYATNENQNATQALIEDGADLGIVVGGYNSSNTSHLVELCEEHMPTYFIRDASEFDAPSEIHHFDVHAKEEVATDDWFPAEDTPVDVLLTSGASCPDALLDEVVRKIISWFPDARPVEEAIAPFKEELEDE, encoded by the coding sequence ATGCGCCAGTTCGACGTTCCCACATTCTACAAAAGCCCCATCATCTCGACGGTCACGGACGCGCGGCAGGCCACCGACCCGCGCAAGAAGGACCTGTCCCCCTCGGTGATCGACTTCGGGCCGGTGCGCTTTAAAATCGCGCGGCACTTTGGCTTCTGCTTCGGCGTGGAGCAGGCGATCGAGATCGCGTACGAGGCGCTGGAGGAGAACCCCGACAAACGGATCTTCCTCCTCTCGGAGATGATCCACAACCCGCACGTAAACGAGGACCTGCGGGACCGGGGGATCCAGTTCCTGCGCACCACGCAGGGGGAGCAGCTCATCCCGTTCGACGAGCTCACGCCCGACGACGTGGTCATCATCCCCGCCTTCGGCACCACGCTGGAGGTGGAGCAGAAACTCGAAGAGATTGGGGTGGACACGGAGGCCTACGACACCACCTGCCCGTTCGTCGAAAAGGTGTGGCGCAAGAGCTCCCAGATCGGGGACGACGACCACTCGATCGTGGTCCACGGCAAGCGGTACCACGAGGAGACACGCGCCACGTTCTCCCACGCCAAGGAGGAAGGCCCCGTGGTCGTCGTGCGGGACATGGAGGAGGCCGAAGAACTGGCGAAGGTGATCCGGGGCGAGAAGGACGCCGACTTCTTCTACGACTACTTCGAGGACAAGTACTCGGAGGACTTTGACCCGGAGCGGGACCTGCAGAAGCTGGGCGTGGTCAACCAGACGACCATGCTGGCGGAGGAGACCGCCGCCATCGCCGACCTGATGCGCGACGCCATGCGGGAGCGCTACGGCGAGGCCCACGTCGAGGAGCGCTTCGCCGACACGAGCGACACGCTCTGCTACGCCACCAACGAAAACCAGAACGCCACGCAGGCGCTCATCGAGGACGGGGCCGACCTCGGCATCGTTGTCGGCGGCTACAACTCCTCGAACACGAGCCACCTCGTGGAGCTCTGCGAGGAGCACATGCCCACCTACTTTATCCGGGACGCAAGTGAGTTTGACGCCCCGTCGGAGATTCATCACTTCGACGTCCACGCGAAGGAGGAGGTCGCGACGGACGACTGGTTCCCCGCCGAGGACACGCCGGTCGACGTGCTGCTCACCTCCGGGGCCTCCTGCCCCGACGCCCTGCTCGACGAGGTCGTCCGCAAAATCATCAGCTGGTTCCCGGACGCCCGTCCCGTGGAGGAGGCCATCGCCCCCTTCAAGGAAGAACTGGAGGACGAGTAG
- a CDS encoding HPr family phosphocarrier protein → MIEREVTIRNRAGLHTRPASMLVKTASQFEAEVYLRRDNYEINGKSVIGVMTLAAEQGATLTLVVEGADEAEAADAIEALFADGFGEEI, encoded by the coding sequence ATGATTGAACGCGAGGTCACCATCCGCAACCGGGCCGGCCTGCACACGCGGCCGGCGTCGATGCTCGTCAAGACCGCGTCCCAGTTTGAGGCGGAGGTCTACCTGCGGCGCGACAACTACGAAATCAACGGAAAGAGCGTCATTGGGGTCATGACCCTGGCCGCCGAGCAGGGGGCGACGCTCACGCTCGTGGTGGAAGGGGCGGACGAGGCCGAGGCCGCCGACGCGATCGAGGCGCTTTTTGCGGACGGATTCGGAGAAGAGATCTAG
- a CDS encoding SbcC/MukB-like Walker B domain-containing protein, whose amino-acid sequence MELKNFLSYGTEAPPLEFDHFDVACLSGGNGEGKSALLDAMTWAVWGAARKSSGRRKPDEELIRIGTRHMRVAFTFDLEDTRYRVVRSFSRSETGKTTSSDLEFQLRDAAGEGYRPLTGATQRETQARIEDTLGLDYDTFINSAFLLQGRSDEFTQKRPSQRKEILTRILNLGRYEALEDEARDHWREAKERQQRAAAEVERLEAALEDVPDWEAERAAVQADIKAQTEALSDLRDREKALTQKRANLEATAREAESIRESMASLDDRIEEHRDEIEALTARIEEAEALLEDRTAIEEAYDEHQSLVAERDALEDTRERHRTLRQKLDDMSSSLQERRNDVERRLERLRAERAGIEESLDDCRETLAQRAEVETRLRRAQAARQQVPERKRVRRRRDRLEQRKAEAREAIVGARQQLRGEIETLRAQIEEEAEALERREQIEARIDALRSKQETRAALDERMAEIEDDGTARSQAVQEQAGQLEALRDEREREVEELRRFREADGDVCPTCGTELTDAHREEAEATLRSHIDELDTAIESARAQLDEEKERRAELRRTYRQLQDKREALDDVGEALATAQEQKRALEETAEALAAHREKAERLDQRLTEGRYAESARRQWQACKQRLAETEVDAEAFEALQNRAAQFDRYADRLGEIERAAARREELAQKRDERDEKIEQLRTALDENRVAEDVQEDMEDLQAKIDALEFDPDRFQEIRERLQALSDVPDRHNALVNAQENRTEWTEQRARIQERIEDAEGEKKELEERLAECESALEDKPEVVAEQEDVSEQVEAEEETLTDLQQRLGKLDAQLEQAAADQEALEAAREERQDAAADRQRYKHLRAAFGKNGIPSLIIEETLPDIEERANRILDRLTDGRMHVRLDTLKEKKSGGTKETLEIIITDEHGAPRPYETYSGGESFRVNFALRVALAQLLAERSGVRVRTLVIDEGFGTQDEAGIERLVEAIQAIREDFAKILVITHLERLKRAFPVRIEVEKDPSVGSTFELVGA is encoded by the coding sequence TTGGAACTGAAAAACTTCCTGAGCTACGGCACGGAGGCCCCACCCCTCGAGTTCGATCACTTCGACGTGGCCTGCCTGTCCGGCGGCAATGGAGAGGGCAAGTCGGCCCTCCTCGACGCAATGACGTGGGCCGTCTGGGGGGCGGCGCGCAAGTCGAGCGGCCGTCGCAAGCCGGACGAAGAGCTCATCCGAATTGGGACCCGGCACATGCGGGTGGCGTTTACCTTCGACCTTGAGGACACGCGCTACCGGGTGGTCCGCTCCTTCTCTCGATCGGAGACGGGCAAGACCACGTCGTCCGACCTCGAGTTCCAGCTCCGCGACGCCGCCGGCGAGGGCTACCGCCCCCTCACGGGGGCGACCCAGCGCGAGACGCAGGCCCGGATCGAGGACACGCTGGGGCTGGACTACGACACGTTCATCAACTCGGCCTTTTTGCTGCAGGGCCGCTCCGACGAGTTTACGCAGAAGCGGCCCAGCCAGCGCAAGGAGATCCTCACCCGCATCCTCAACCTTGGCCGGTACGAGGCGCTCGAAGACGAGGCGCGCGACCACTGGCGCGAAGCGAAGGAGCGGCAGCAGCGCGCCGCGGCGGAGGTGGAGCGCCTGGAGGCCGCCCTGGAGGACGTGCCGGACTGGGAGGCGGAGCGGGCGGCGGTGCAGGCGGACATCAAGGCGCAGACGGAGGCCCTCTCCGACCTCCGTGACCGGGAGAAGGCGCTGACCCAGAAGCGGGCCAATTTGGAGGCAACGGCCCGGGAGGCCGAGTCGATTCGCGAGTCGATGGCCAGCCTGGACGACCGGATCGAGGAGCACCGCGACGAGATCGAGGCCCTGACGGCGCGCATCGAGGAGGCCGAGGCGCTCCTGGAGGACCGCACGGCCATCGAGGAGGCGTACGACGAACATCAGTCCCTCGTCGCGGAGCGGGACGCCCTCGAAGACACGCGCGAACGCCACCGGACCCTTAGACAGAAGTTGGACGACATGTCGTCGTCCCTTCAGGAGCGGCGCAACGACGTCGAGCGTCGCCTGGAGCGACTGAGGGCCGAGCGGGCCGGGATCGAAGAGTCGCTGGACGACTGCCGGGAGACCCTCGCGCAGCGGGCGGAGGTGGAGACGCGCCTGCGGCGCGCCCAGGCGGCCCGGCAGCAGGTGCCGGAGCGGAAGCGGGTGCGCCGGCGTCGGGATCGGCTGGAGCAGCGGAAGGCCGAGGCGCGGGAGGCCATCGTGGGGGCACGGCAGCAGCTTCGGGGCGAGATTGAGACCCTCCGGGCCCAAATCGAAGAGGAGGCGGAGGCGCTGGAACGGAGGGAGCAGATCGAGGCACGGATCGATGCGCTTCGCTCGAAGCAGGAGACGCGGGCGGCCCTGGACGAGCGCATGGCCGAGATCGAAGACGACGGGACGGCCCGGTCCCAGGCCGTCCAGGAGCAGGCGGGGCAGCTGGAGGCGCTGCGGGACGAACGCGAGCGGGAGGTCGAGGAGTTGCGGCGGTTTCGAGAGGCCGATGGGGACGTGTGCCCGACCTGTGGCACCGAGCTGACCGACGCCCACCGGGAGGAGGCGGAGGCCACGCTCCGGTCCCACATCGATGAGCTCGACACGGCCATCGAGTCGGCCCGGGCACAACTCGATGAAGAAAAAGAGCGACGGGCCGAACTGCGGCGGACCTACCGTCAGCTTCAGGACAAACGCGAGGCGCTGGACGACGTCGGGGAGGCCCTCGCGACGGCCCAGGAGCAGAAGCGGGCGCTGGAGGAGACGGCGGAGGCGCTTGCGGCCCACCGCGAAAAGGCCGAACGCCTTGATCAGCGCCTCACGGAGGGGCGCTACGCCGAGTCCGCGCGGCGGCAGTGGCAGGCCTGCAAGCAGCGCCTCGCGGAGACGGAGGTCGACGCGGAAGCCTTCGAGGCGCTGCAGAACCGGGCGGCCCAATTCGACCGGTACGCGGATCGGCTGGGCGAGATTGAGCGCGCAGCCGCACGACGGGAGGAGCTGGCGCAGAAACGGGATGAGCGGGACGAGAAGATCGAGCAGCTCCGGACGGCTTTGGACGAGAACCGTGTGGCCGAGGACGTACAAGAAGACATGGAGGATCTGCAGGCGAAGATCGACGCCCTGGAGTTCGACCCGGACCGCTTTCAGGAAATCCGAGAGCGCCTGCAGGCGTTGAGCGACGTGCCGGACCGCCACAACGCGCTCGTCAACGCTCAGGAAAACCGCACCGAGTGGACGGAGCAGCGGGCGCGGATTCAGGAGCGAATTGAGGACGCGGAGGGGGAGAAGAAGGAACTGGAAGAGCGCCTCGCGGAGTGCGAGTCGGCACTGGAGGACAAGCCGGAGGTGGTCGCCGAGCAGGAGGACGTGTCGGAGCAGGTAGAGGCCGAAGAAGAGACGCTCACCGACCTGCAGCAGCGCCTCGGCAAGCTGGACGCGCAACTGGAGCAGGCCGCGGCGGACCAGGAGGCCTTGGAGGCGGCCCGAGAAGAGCGCCAAGACGCCGCCGCCGACCGCCAGCGGTACAAGCACCTCCGGGCCGCCTTTGGGAAGAACGGCATCCCGTCGCTCATCATCGAAGAGACGCTTCCCGACATCGAGGAGCGCGCAAACCGCATCCTGGATCGGCTCACCGACGGCCGGATGCACGTGCGGCTCGACACCCTCAAAGAGAAGAAAAGCGGAGGCACCAAAGAAACGCTCGAAATCATCATCACCGACGAGCACGGCGCACCCCGCCCCTACGAGACGTACTCGGGCGGCGAGAGCTTCCGGGTCAACTTTGCCCTCCGCGTCGCGCTGGCGCAACTGCTGGCCGAGCGCAGCGGCGTACGGGTGCGCACCCTCGTGATCGACGAGGGGTTCGGCACGCAGGACGAAGCCGGCATCGAGCGGCTCGTGGAGGCCATTCAGGCGATCCGCGAGGACTTCGCTAAGATCCTCGTCATCACGCACCTCGAACGGCTCAAGCGGGCCTTTCCGGTGCGCATTGAGGTCGAGAAAGATCCCTCCGTCGGCTCCACCTTCGAGCTCGTCGGGGCGTAG
- a CDS encoding phage holin family protein, with translation MESLDDRPSAPNAERPVEESPDGGKVSRIASHTQGLFADLREWIDLRVDLAILEMEERLDAFKNDLALGLTVAVFAFFAAFFSLTTVALGVGWLLGHPFWGFLAVSVALILIIVTLRVTKPALMPPSNLFESLRGERAASDEGPSSRPASAAVDEADGAEAQASAPDVKA, from the coding sequence ATGGAGTCCCTCGACGACCGCCCGTCGGCCCCGAATGCCGAACGCCCCGTGGAGGAGTCCCCCGACGGCGGCAAGGTGAGTCGCATCGCGTCCCACACGCAGGGGCTTTTTGCGGACCTCCGGGAGTGGATTGACCTGCGGGTCGACCTCGCGATCCTGGAGATGGAGGAGCGGCTCGACGCGTTCAAGAACGACCTGGCCCTCGGGCTCACGGTCGCCGTCTTTGCCTTCTTCGCCGCGTTCTTCTCGTTGACGACCGTAGCGCTGGGGGTGGGGTGGCTGCTCGGGCACCCGTTCTGGGGGTTCCTCGCGGTCTCGGTGGCGCTCATCCTAATCATCGTGACCCTCCGCGTGACGAAGCCGGCCCTGATGCCGCCCTCCAACCTGTTCGAGTCCCTTCGGGGAGAGCGGGCCGCGTCGGACGAGGGCCCGTCGTCCCGCCCCGCCTCGGCCGCGGTCGACGAGGCGGACGGCGCCGAGGCGCAAGCGTCCGCGCCCGACGTGAAGGCGTAG
- the ptsP gene encoding phosphoenolpyruvate--protein phosphotransferase: protein MEEPPPESTSDDELVIEGTGAAPGVVLGTAYRYEAAAPTARRDAIAPDAVDAELERLANAVQRAEQGLEADRVWAPDALVPDADAIFEAQALMLGDEDVLEAIRQRIRDANEPAGAAVQAVLSAHRERLEDSEDAHLRTGADDLLAFERRLLRALRRGAAAAHIDGHSVVVAQDLTASDLLRLRRHNLLGGVTARGGPTSHTAIVAQALGVPLLVGAGEALAAVSAGDRVVVDGDEGRLIARPDPSTEEEYRKRAADAPSPTAERERAPEGPLRTTDGHAVTLRANVGLEAELDPLRPAPPDGIGLLRTELFLRADGDPRSVDEERQVEAYRQAIEAAGEGGATIRLLDVGGDDRRSQGAAEAHEGHPVLGRRGLRVLLDRPDELLRPQLRALLRANREGPLRILLPMVTDGAEVRRVRRILDEESTRLTENGVPHDANVPLGAMVEVPAMALQAPAFTELVDFFSIGTNDLTQYVLAVDRANEQLAARHDALHPAVLGLILRVVEAGRMSGCPVEVCGEIAGDVQAVPVLLGLGVDTLSVAPPSLPAVRRIVRATGYDAAKDLARDVLQADDAQAVRRRARAWVDTHLSSSDTASSTTNSSTTNTPDR, encoded by the coding sequence ATGGAAGAACCGCCCCCGGAATCCACATCCGACGACGAACTGGTCATCGAGGGCACCGGTGCGGCGCCCGGCGTGGTCCTGGGCACCGCGTACCGGTACGAGGCCGCCGCCCCGACCGCCCGGCGCGACGCCATCGCGCCGGACGCGGTGGACGCGGAACTGGAGCGCCTGGCCAACGCCGTGCAGCGGGCCGAGCAGGGGCTGGAGGCCGACCGCGTGTGGGCGCCGGACGCCCTGGTGCCGGATGCCGACGCCATTTTTGAGGCGCAGGCCCTCATGCTGGGCGACGAGGACGTCCTGGAGGCCATTCGGCAGCGCATTCGAGACGCGAACGAGCCGGCGGGGGCGGCGGTGCAGGCGGTGCTGTCGGCCCACCGCGAACGACTCGAAGACAGCGAGGACGCGCACCTGCGCACCGGGGCCGACGACCTCCTGGCGTTTGAGCGCCGCCTCCTGCGGGCGCTCCGGCGCGGGGCCGCCGCGGCCCACATCGACGGGCATTCGGTGGTGGTGGCCCAGGACCTGACCGCCAGCGACCTGCTTCGCCTCCGACGCCACAACCTTCTGGGGGGCGTCACGGCCCGCGGCGGGCCCACCTCGCACACCGCCATTGTCGCCCAGGCGCTCGGGGTGCCTCTCCTCGTTGGGGCCGGAGAGGCGCTGGCGGCCGTCTCGGCGGGAGACCGCGTCGTCGTCGACGGGGACGAGGGGCGTCTGATTGCCCGCCCCGACCCGTCCACCGAGGAGGAATATCGAAAGCGAGCGGCCGACGCGCCGTCCCCGACGGCGGAACGGGAGCGCGCGCCCGAGGGCCCCCTCCGGACGACCGACGGCCATGCCGTCACCCTGCGGGCCAACGTTGGGCTGGAGGCCGAACTCGACCCGCTCCGGCCCGCCCCGCCGGACGGCATCGGGCTTCTGCGCACCGAACTGTTTTTGCGGGCCGACGGCGACCCGCGCTCGGTCGATGAGGAGCGGCAGGTGGAGGCGTACCGGCAGGCCATCGAGGCCGCCGGCGAGGGAGGGGCCACGATTCGTCTCCTGGACGTGGGGGGCGACGACCGGCGGTCCCAGGGGGCTGCCGAAGCGCACGAAGGCCATCCCGTCCTCGGCCGGCGGGGACTCCGGGTGCTCCTGGACCGGCCCGACGAGCTCTTGCGCCCCCAACTGCGGGCCCTCCTGCGGGCGAACCGTGAGGGCCCTCTCCGGATTCTGCTGCCGATGGTGACGGACGGGGCGGAGGTGCGGCGCGTGCGGCGGATTCTGGACGAGGAGAGCACCCGCCTCACGGAGAACGGCGTGCCCCACGATGCGAACGTGCCCCTCGGCGCCATGGTGGAGGTGCCCGCCATGGCCCTGCAGGCGCCCGCCTTCACCGAGTTGGTGGACTTTTTCTCCATCGGCACGAACGATCTGACCCAGTACGTCCTGGCGGTGGACCGGGCCAACGAACAGCTCGCGGCGCGGCACGACGCGCTGCACCCCGCCGTCCTCGGGTTGATCCTGCGCGTCGTCGAGGCGGGCCGGATGTCCGGCTGCCCGGTGGAGGTCTGTGGGGAAATCGCGGGTGACGTGCAGGCGGTGCCGGTGCTGCTGGGCCTCGGCGTCGACACCCTGAGCGTCGCGCCCCCGTCGCTGCCCGCCGTGCGCCGAATCGTCCGGGCAACCGGGTACGACGCGGCCAAAGACCTCGCCCGTGACGTGCTGCAGGCAGACGATGCCCAGGCGGTGCGCCGTCGGGCCCGGGCGTGGGTCGACACCCACCTATCGTCCTCCGACACTGCTTCTTCGACGACGAATTCTTCGACGACGAACACACCGGACCGGTGA
- a CDS encoding MerR family transcriptional regulator: MPEDEIEKLYYSIGEVGEIVDQEPHVLRYWEQEFEVLSPRKNRAGRRVYTQDDVETVERIRHLLKDEKYTIEGARQAIARQDAGAEGGDDIEDDLKALRAFLVELRDQLDE; this comes from the coding sequence ATGCCCGAGGACGAAATCGAGAAGCTCTACTACTCGATCGGGGAGGTTGGCGAAATTGTCGACCAGGAGCCCCACGTCCTCCGGTACTGGGAGCAGGAGTTCGAGGTCTTGAGTCCCCGAAAGAACCGGGCCGGGCGGCGGGTCTACACCCAGGACGACGTGGAAACGGTCGAGCGCATTCGTCACCTCTTGAAGGACGAAAAGTACACGATCGAGGGGGCGCGGCAGGCCATTGCACGCCAGGACGCCGGGGCGGAGGGAGGCGACGACATCGAGGACGACCTGAAAGCGCTCCGGGCGTTCCTCGTTGAACTCCGCGACCAGCTCGACGAGTAG
- a CDS encoding NifU N-terminal domain-containing protein produces the protein MATTQAESTPNPNSLKFTTDDGPFLSGGVAAYSSADEAAEDPLARRLFGVSGVDDVFITPQFVTVSKAPSVDWGSVKPDVETILAEHLEAA, from the coding sequence ATGGCCACCACGCAGGCGGAGTCGACCCCCAATCCGAACAGCCTCAAATTCACGACGGACGACGGCCCCTTTCTCAGCGGGGGCGTGGCCGCGTACTCCTCGGCGGACGAGGCCGCAGAGGATCCCCTGGCCCGTCGCCTCTTCGGCGTGTCGGGGGTGGACGACGTGTTCATCACCCCCCAGTTCGTCACCGTCTCGAAGGCCCCGTCCGTCGACTGGGGCAGCGTGAAGCCGGACGTGGAGACGATCCTGGCCGAGCACCTGGAGGCGGCGTAG
- a CDS encoding CvpA family protein encodes MLTVLDWFILVMLLAGLIRGYLVGAVRQAASLLGLVAALLFSVEFMGAVGALIVKSLGLAESVAPLAGFTVLFLGVYLLFLVLARLLEQLFDTLSLSFLNRAAGGAVGGAKAALLLSLLFLVLAGLELPEKETRTDSALYRPVAQLLPRTIEATESWFPAAKRAADQLGRQVRSRMDAVPESSDSGNARSGLQSGIQ; translated from the coding sequence ATGCTGACTGTGCTCGACTGGTTTATCCTCGTCATGCTCCTCGCGGGGCTCATCCGCGGGTACTTGGTGGGGGCCGTGCGTCAGGCGGCGAGCCTCCTTGGGCTCGTGGCCGCGCTTCTCTTTTCCGTGGAGTTTATGGGGGCGGTGGGGGCACTCATCGTAAAGAGCCTGGGCCTCGCCGAGTCGGTCGCGCCGCTCGCTGGTTTCACGGTGCTGTTCTTGGGGGTCTACCTCCTGTTTCTGGTCCTGGCCCGGCTCCTGGAGCAGCTGTTTGACACCCTGTCCCTCTCGTTCCTCAACCGGGCGGCCGGAGGGGCGGTTGGGGGAGCAAAGGCGGCGTTGCTCCTGAGCCTGCTGTTTCTGGTCCTCGCCGGCCTGGAGCTTCCGGAGAAGGAGACGCGGACCGACTCGGCCCTCTACCGCCCGGTTGCGCAGCTTCTGCCCAGGACGATCGAGGCGACCGAATCCTGGTTTCCTGCGGCCAAACGGGCGGCCGACCAGCTGGGCCGACAGGTGCGGTCCCGCATGGACGCGGTTCCGGAGTCGTCCGATTCGGGGAACGCCCGCTCGGGCCTCCAATCCGGGATTCAGTGA
- a CDS encoding GatB/YqeY domain-containing protein, protein MSDSILDRVKQDLTDAMKAQDDVRRRALRSLRAALANKEIAKRRAGADSSLEGQEELAVVQKQVKQRRDSIEQYEEADRDDLAQKEREEIEVLEDYLPDRLSDEELAERLDAIIDDVGATSMADMGPVMGRAMDELRGRVDGNRVREMVQDRLSD, encoded by the coding sequence ATGTCCGACTCCATTCTCGACCGCGTAAAGCAGGACCTCACCGACGCCATGAAGGCGCAGGACGACGTGCGCCGGCGTGCCCTCCGATCCCTCCGGGCGGCCCTCGCCAACAAGGAGATTGCGAAGCGACGGGCGGGGGCCGATTCCAGCCTTGAAGGTCAAGAGGAGCTGGCCGTCGTCCAGAAGCAGGTGAAGCAGCGCCGCGACTCGATCGAACAGTACGAGGAGGCGGACCGCGACGACCTGGCGCAGAAAGAGCGGGAGGAGATTGAGGTGCTCGAAGACTACCTGCCGGACCGGCTGAGCGACGAGGAGCTGGCCGAGCGCCTTGATGCAATCATCGACGACGTGGGCGCCACCTCGATGGCCGACATGGGGCCCGTCATGGGGCGTGCCATGGACGAGTTGCGCGGCCGGGTGGACGGCAACCGGGTGCGGGAGATGGTACAGGATCGCCTCTCGGATTGA
- a CDS encoding adenylate kinase, which yields MRLIIFGPPGAGKGTQAGLLEERHGITQISTGDILREAMAQETELGQKAKSYIDAGELVPDALVRDLAEQAIADEGHDDFMLDGYPRTDQQAEWLTEFLASNETPLDGVLSMKVPDDVLVRRLSRRRVHEETGETYHLDHDPPPEDVDPDLIVQRSDDEPETIQNRLDVYREETAPLATYYEERDLLVPVDGTGGIEEVFGRIEEALDALER from the coding sequence ATGCGACTGATCATTTTTGGCCCGCCGGGTGCCGGAAAAGGCACGCAGGCCGGGCTGCTCGAAGAGCGCCACGGAATCACCCAAATCTCGACCGGAGACATCCTCCGGGAGGCTATGGCGCAGGAGACCGAGCTCGGCCAAAAGGCAAAGTCCTACATCGACGCGGGGGAGCTGGTGCCGGACGCGCTGGTCCGGGATCTCGCCGAGCAGGCCATTGCCGACGAGGGCCACGACGACTTCATGCTCGACGGCTACCCGCGCACCGACCAGCAGGCGGAGTGGCTGACCGAGTTTTTGGCGTCGAACGAGACGCCCCTCGACGGCGTCCTCAGCATGAAGGTGCCCGACGACGTGCTCGTGCGTCGGCTGAGCCGGCGCCGGGTGCACGAGGAAACGGGGGAAACGTATCACCTCGACCACGACCCGCCCCCCGAGGACGTGGACCCGGACCTTATCGTTCAACGCTCCGACGACGAGCCCGAGACCATTCAGAACCGGCTCGACGTGTACCGCGAGGAAACCGCGCCGCTGGCCACGTACTACGAGGAGCGGGACCTGCTCGTCCCGGTCGACGGGACCGGAGGCATCGAAGAGGTCTTCGGCCGCATCGAGGAGGCGCTGGACGCCCTCGAACGTTAG
- a CDS encoding polyprenyl synthetase family protein, translated as MASSTQSVSSDERVAALRARIDEALPAVVDGRSPASLYDAVEHVLRAGGKRVRPVLLLLVAQSYGTSVDRALPAALAVEVFHNFTLVHDDLMDEDDERRGGATVHAKWNPGTAILAGDLMMGLSYDLLGQVEGTDAEALYAVYHPMVERLCAGQALDASFETDDAVTVEAYLDMIDRKTGALLSAAFELGSVIGGAPSPERDRLGTAGRLVGRAFQIQDDLLDLTADDEAWGRGVGGDLVQGKKTFLTLRALERAEGAEHDWFARLVTDGGLPRDDVPEARERMADLGIFEEAREAVHTYTEKAHDHLHLLPETAAAETLHWLLDRLQARGH; from the coding sequence ATGGCTTCCTCCACGCAAAGCGTGTCGTCCGACGAGCGTGTGGCGGCGCTGCGGGCGCGCATCGATGAGGCCCTCCCGGCGGTCGTGGACGGGCGGTCGCCCGCCTCGCTCTACGACGCCGTGGAGCACGTGCTGCGGGCCGGCGGGAAGCGCGTGCGTCCCGTCCTGCTCCTCCTGGTGGCCCAGTCGTACGGCACGTCCGTCGACCGGGCGCTGCCGGCCGCCCTCGCCGTGGAGGTGTTTCACAACTTCACGCTCGTCCACGACGACCTGATGGACGAGGACGACGAGCGACGCGGGGGCGCAACCGTGCATGCGAAGTGGAACCCCGGCACGGCAATCCTGGCGGGGGACCTCATGATGGGCCTCTCCTACGACCTGCTGGGCCAGGTGGAGGGAACGGACGCGGAGGCCCTCTACGCGGTGTACCACCCGATGGTGGAGCGGCTCTGTGCCGGCCAGGCCCTCGACGCGTCGTTCGAGACCGACGACGCGGTGACGGTGGAGGCGTACCTGGACATGATCGACCGCAAGACTGGGGCGCTTCTCTCGGCTGCGTTCGAGCTGGGAAGCGTCATCGGAGGGGCCCCGTCGCCCGAGCGCGATCGCCTCGGCACGGCCGGCCGGCTGGTGGGGCGGGCCTTCCAGATCCAGGACGACCTGCTCGACCTCACCGCCGACGATGAGGCCTGGGGACGCGGGGTGGGGGGGGACCTCGTGCAGGGCAAAAAGACGTTCCTCACCCTGCGGGCCCTGGAGCGGGCCGAAGGGGCCGAACACGATTGGTTCGCCCGCCTCGTGACCGACGGGGGGCTCCCGAGAGACGATGTGCCGGAGGCCCGCGAGCGGATGGCGGACCTGGGCATCTTCGAAGAGGCCCGCGAGGCGGTCCACACGTACACGGAGAAGGCCCACGATCATTTGCACCTCCTGCCGGAGACGGCCGCGGCGGAGACGCTCCACTGGCTCCTCGACCGTCTGCAGGCGCGCGGGCATTGA